TGCTTTTATCCGATTCGGATGCTACTTTAGCTATGCCTGTGAAATCATTGCACAGTGTCCCATACCGGATCAGCTTCCTCTCTTTAATTGACAACTTCCTGTCACTAGGGACATCAGGCAAGTCTACTTTCTGTGTAACAATGTCTTCTGGTGGCATTTGCCACCTTGGCAGTATGTAATGCGGCGGTATGTACCCCACAACACCAACCTGAGCCATTACTCGCAATGCATGGCAGCACAACAAACCATCCCTTTTAATTTTAGAGCATTCGCATGTGTAGGTCGATTCCTGCATGTTAGCTTCCACCCTGTAGGatctcttgccatatccataaactGATCCTGTTATTGGAACAACATCAAACAGATGCCCCTCAACTAGATTTGCATTGTAAGATGTAACTTTACGAATCTCAGCCCTGAAACGCAGGTAGATGGGCCTGGCGTACACTTGTATAGCTTGTTTCTCAAGTGGCCACTCTCCCCACATCCTTAGAGTTTTTTCTTCCATTTCGAATTCATTACCATCTTCTGCAACTTCAATTTTCTCTTGTAGTTTCATGTATTGTCTGAAGAAATGCACGAGGCTGTTGTGTGGTCTAACATATCTTTTCAAAACAGCATTGAACCCTTCACTACGCGCTGTAGTTTGTAGGAACGGGAAGAACCTATCCCTGAAGTAAGCAGGGACAAAACTGGATCTCAGATCATAGACGTCCTTCAAATGTGTGTTGTCCCCTACATTGTACTTGATGATCATTTCTGCCCACCTTCTTTCAAATTCATCTTCTGTCATGCTGTGGTCAATTATCTCATTGAACTCTCTCCGTAGATCTTCATTCTTAGCCATGTCATTTCCTAGCACAGGTTGGAAATTCTGCATTATGTGCCATCTACAATTCCTGTGGCATGAATTTGGAAAAGTTGCCAAAATGGCACTCCTCATTGCACCATCctgatcagtgatgatgttagtTGGGTGCAAACCATCCATCGCCTCAAGAAATGCCTCAAATAGCCAAACAAAATCTTCCACCCTTTCATTTTTTAGGAACCCACAACCAAGTTGAATTGATTGACCATACCTATTTATCCCAATGAATGGCGCAAAGGGCATGCTGTACATGTTTGTCATTTAGGTAGTGTCAAAAGACAAACAATCACTGTAAATCTTGTATGCAGCTCTTGCTGGCCCATCAACCCAGAAAATCCGCCGAACTCGGTGATCATGATCAACATCTATCTTGGAGAAGAACTGCGGATCATCCTTTTTCACCTTATCAAACTCTGCAAGTAACAATGACATGTCTTGCTGAGTTTCTAGCACATCAAGTGTTGCCATGAAGTTGCTAACATCTTTTGTCACATAGGGAACATTAGCAAGCTTGCCATACAACTCTGCCATAATAGACATCACTCTTCCAGCTGACAGGTTAACCTTGTGAAGTAGCCTGATGAAGTCCCTTTCTTCCTTTGGGATTCCCCTGTGGGATCTCAAGAACCTTTTCAAAGAAAATTTCTTGACACATGGATGATTGTGCTCTTCTATAAACATTGTTACATGCCACTTCTTGCCTCTTCTTTTCACTCGCAGACGTGCCTTGCAGTCAGTCTTAACATTTATTGCACGATTTCTTAGTTTCACTGGTGGAGCTTCCAGCCTATTGATATCAGGGTTCTTCCCACTTTTGTTGCAAACAAATAGACATTTGTCTTTCTCCTTATCAATGCTAGAGTTTCTCGATGTACTAGACTTTATTGAAAAGCCTACATGCTTAGCATACCGATTATAATGCACTCTAGCTTGCTCCCAACTATCAAACATCATCCCTGGATATGGTTTGTCAACAGTTGGCTGGCTACTTGGAGTTGACTGAACTTCATCTTCTCCACCTGAATCATCGCTAGATAGGGTAATCCCAGTAAGTACATCAGTTTCTGTTGATGGTCCTGTGTTGCCACCAGATATGTGAACTTCTACTGCAGCAGCTTCTACATGCTCTAGATCACCTTGAGCTTCTTTTGGATGAACTACATCTTCAGGATCTTCTAGATCTTCCAGTGTAACATTTAGGTCCAGATCCATATCTACAATACATAAGCATTTAAGGCCATATACATTTAACAACTGACAATTCAATTCAGCTGCATCAAAGAACTAAAGCATTTAAGATCATAAGCGAGAAAAATTTACATGTATTTTTTTCAATTCTACATGTAtttattgtagggattcgttgcatagaaaacaaaaaaattcctaccgcgagaacgcaatccaagccaagatgcaatctagaagatgggagcaacgaggggatgaacgagaataacccttgaagatttccaaagcctataagagtaggctcttattgctgcggtagacgatcacttgccgcttgcaaaagcgcgtagaagatcttgatcacggtgccacaatcgggcagcacctccgtactcggtcacacgttcggtgttgatgaagacgacgtccttctccccgttccagcgggcagcggaagtagtagctcctccttgaatccggcagcacgacggcgtggtggcggtggcgatggagaactccggcggagcttcgctaagcgtgcggtagaggtggaggagaggggggcggctagggtttgggagagggggtggccggcctcaaggggtgcggccaacttgtggctctatggtggccggccctctcccctatgcccctcattatataggtggaaccccaagtgttggactacaagtcttcgaataagaccccaaaccaaaaccttccatatgacatgaaacctacccaatctaggactcccactagaggtgggattcccaccttcccttgggagggggtggccggccaccataggtggagtccacctgggactccaccccctagggttggccggccatggtggtggagtcccttcgggactccgccttccaaagtgacattcttccggaatattctagaaccttctagtaccttccataaatgcaccggatcattttcaaactcataaaatgacttcctatatatgaatcttattctccggaccattccggaactcctcgtgatgtccgggatctcatccgggacttcgaacaaatcttcgaactccattccatattcaagttctaccatttcaacatcaaaccttaagtgtgtcaccctacggttcgcgaactatgcggacatggttgagtactctctccgaccaataaccaatagcgggatctggagatccataatggctcccacatattcaacgatgacttcagtgatcgaatgaaccattcacatacgataccaattccctttgtcacgcgatattttacttgtctgaggtttgatcatcggtatcactctataccttgtccaaactcgtttcctgacaagtactctttactcgtaccatggtatgtggtctcttatgaacttattcatatgcttgcaagacattagacgacattccaccgagagggcccagagtatatctatccgtcatcgggatggacaaatcccactgttgatccatatgcctcaactcatactttccggatacttaatcccacctttataaccacccatttacgcagtggcgtttgatgtaatcaaagtacctttccggtataagtgatatatatgatctcatggtcataaggactaggtaactatgtatcgaaagcttatagcaaataacttaatgacgtgatcttatgctacgcttaattgggtgtgtccattatatcattcacataatgacataaccttgttattaataacatccaatattcatgatcatgaaacgatgatcatctattaatcaacaaactagttatacaagaggcttactagggactccttgttgttcacataacacacatgtatcaatgtttcggttaatacaactatagcatggtatgtaaacattatcataaactcaaagatattataataacctattttattattgcctcttgggcatatctccaacagtctcccacttgcactagagtcaataatctagtttacatttgtaaagatataacaccttggccttccggtgctttatcatgttttgctcacgggagaggttttagtcaacgtatctgacacgctcagaaacgtatgtattgatGAGGGACTGGcttcccgatctttcacgatgcaccttgatgatccataggaccgatagatcttgaactcccttgacagattcaaggatactcaagcacatatgattactcttgacagactcaagaactctcacacctttattggataactggacgaacgtccgagacgccGTCACAACACCGACCCCATAGGGACGGAGATAACTTGAACTCGAGGTTCTACATTATTCTGAATCAAAACTAGACTGCctcaaaccctagccgcacctccaccttatatgaggggtggggtggccggccagcccttattgggcctaacctaattcgacttggacaggcccaagtcaaatagactctattaaaaccctaatttggcccaccacatgacctggctacattatttcctaataacaatgCTACGATACAATAAtaatggtacaaccttagacttaatcctcgtatcaatggctgtcctagtgtaccaggcctggatatccatatcattctccccttcttcaagaagcgttgtccccaacgcgtgagggtctgctaGAAAAAGGGTAATCAGATAAGAACATCGCCGATCTTCATCCTCAAGCCTCGCCAGTCTTCCACACCTCATCCTCCCTCTCGACTAGCTTGACTTGTCCTTGGCGCTATTTGGTCTCCGACGCCATCAACGTGATTGAGACACAGGCATTCTACAAATACAAACTGAAAGTGCACCATGCATATCACCCAAAACACACAGAACAAACTCCTGCACGCCATGGATCCAAATAAGCTGAAAACACCCGAGTATGCAATCTTCTAAAACCAGTGtctcctttttttttcttgtagTCTACGCACAGAAATATCTGTACAAATATTGTACACCAAACATAACTGTCACGTAAATTAGAAACGAAGCAGATTGAGTACACGTCCACCACAATATGCACTTTCCTTGGCTGTAATCTTCTTTCCTTTGTTGGCCCGCAAGAAAAATTCCATGTAACAGTCAATCAAATATTTCCTTTCTTTTCTGCTCACGTATCAGCTCACCGAAATAAAAGGAAACAAATCCGCTCCAATCAATCAGTTCCGACCTGACCACTATATCTTCTCTTTCCTTTCAATTACTGAAACGGACTCCAATCTGATTTGCACATACCAAATTTGCCTTTGAAGACTCCACGCAACCACAAGAACCAAACCGTGTCCAGCAAATATGAGTCGCAGCCCATGGCGCGTGCGATCCTCCGATACAGCGCAAAATCTTGCTTGCTCTGAACTCCTCTTCTATTTTCCTTTCCTTAGGCAGAAAATTTGGATCAAATCAGTACTTTCCTTTTCTGTCTGGCTGGAACAAACCTACCAATCTCCACCACATGACCAAAAAGATCCGATCTGAGCAATCGAGAAACAACTCGGCTGGCTGCACAAGACGACTCTGATCAGCACACCAACTCGCAGCCATCGAAATCTGGCCTGCCAACCGATCTGCAATTGCAAACCCCGCAGATGATCTTGAAACTTGACTCTGCCGCCCACTTCCTCCTCCTCGATCTTCACCAACAGCATGGCGGCGACGTACCCAATGATAGCCACGGCAACCGAGTAGAAACAACCGAACAACAAAGTAATCTGCACCGTGATCAACCTAGCaaactgataccacatgatgaAATAACACAAGATGACTAGACTGCctcaaaccctagccgcacctccaccttatatgaggggtggggtggccggccagcccttattgggcctaacctaattcgacttggacaggcccaagtcaaatagactctattaaaaccctaatttggcccaccacatgacctggctacattatttcctaataacaatgCTACGATACAATAAtaatggtacaaccttagacttaatcctcgtatcaatggctgtcctagtgtaccaggcctggatatccatatcatgtattttgtaattcatttgtgtctcaacgcatcactcatttccaaatgagtcggcattaaatatgtttggtcttctggtggaaccttaattccgcggtctgaaatatgtcactaatattgtcacacacaatatagcttcaaagttcttactctgtcggaactacatcaAGTTCtaaaaagaacctcttgacttaacatcctttgtcattgtcaaaacaatgacatactctgccttcttttgtagaatccgtcacaatatttagaactcttctaaatctagcatagacaacttctagctcattgtgctaccttttaaacaacacttagtctaatttgaaattgaatttttattttcatatgtgacaaaacaaatatcggtgcaacactttacagcgatttgtttgtcatttcttcatacaaaaactatatatatatattcttggttcttcttaagtactcaagaatattcttactgtttttcaatgatcatcacatgaatcattctggtacatgctcataacattttttaaGAGTacgtgatatctgattgtgtacatattatttgtgatctataatcactcatgtgtttttactcattgagtgtcagacacactcaagtcttgtaaaaacttcacatgataagaacattttcttaatatttctatattgaactacttcaatatccattctatgtattttgacttaaacttattatgtgtttcaatctatcttcatagatcttgacactaaatttgtttcagtccatatcttttcattgaagttaatttctcaatgaaacctttttaatcaagtatataattacatcatttataaccaactatatgtcatctacataaagtattataaatatgtctcagcactcccacttaatttcttgcaaatgcaaacctcttcatcgtttctgatgaaatcaaaaactctttgactatttcatctggtgaagattccaactccgtgatactcactttatccaattgaagttcgtatacctatctagtattctacggactagcaaaacaattggttggatcttgtatacacctttaatacacacttctgttaagtagtgtattttgccatcctactagcatatctcataaaagaaatatgtagtgattactagaataatccacatagactataagcattgctaaggaagatctaatcttatcgtagtcaactctttgaactttgtcgtaaacaacttttcgacaagttgagcttcttcaaggatatttcatccaagtccatcaatttcatagatccatttactttcaaaaaagtattcatctatcttggatttcatggcgtatagacattttaacggagtcagggtccatcataacttctttgtttgtagttggtttatcattgttcaaaatcaatcctttgtccacaaatcatttatttgatcacaaagtaaaccatacctacaaggttcaatatgtacttcgatctccatggctaaaacactttgtagtcatgggagccatgatcgtcgtggccgcttccgaaaccaattccgatgatgcgctactctgatcattgtgctcaggttcataaaccttatcaagttctattgtcctcccactcaaatacttcgctagaaacaatttcttggaaataagaaacattgacaaaaaaaaattgtctttgtctccatagtgggaagaattcccagtcaattctctgggataaccaacaaagacattcatccgattttggttgtaaacttatttacttatgctatgcataccaaaatttaagaaaagactattaggattcatacccctgccataactcgtatggtgtcatttcaacggatcatgatgatgctctattaagtgtaaaagcggtagtcactaaagcataatccacaaaaaaaatattggcattaatattttatctcatcattgatccaacaaggtttggatacatctctcggatactatatcatcattatgatactccaagaaatgtgagttgtagaacaatttcatgactctcttagatgttcgctaaaactcgtaattcaaatattttcccaatgatccaatcatagatatttgatttttctattacgatgatttccacttcatgctgaaatttatttgaatccattcaaatgtttcaaacttcttccttatcgaatatatccacacatatatactcaatttattgttggaagttttcatgaagtagaagaatctcccgcacacaactatgcccagtgaaccacatatatcattatgtatgttttcactaagttagttgcccgttcaactcttggcctatgaacggtattttaatcattctctttagaaaagatttgcaagcgccaaatgattcaaaaatcaaatgactccaaaaatctatttgcatggagttccttcatgcgttcctttctaacatgacctaaatggcggtaccACGAATaattggaattcaaatcatttgccttatggcattttagcgtcagtgttatgtatgtatgtttcaccattaaaatttataataacttatccatcgtacatggagtaatgtcataatttgaacaactcattgtttttatttgaccagagcaaaataacaattattaagttctttattataaattctaagggctagatagaatgccaacgatgaacataataacactttattttgttccagacgtgtattcctatcatattccttgctaGTCACTtatgccattgtattcttgtattgtgttgttttgtatgacacttcataccaaccaatatagtactaatacccaagaatttcatagtgtgacttaactaggaatacaaccataacatgtatatcatttatatacacctgagctagactttctagtcttttctttctttctgccaataatcttttgtagtttctcttttagctttcctcattattcagaaaaacacttcaacatcaataacttctaggtttgttggtcaaataccaataaccttgaggttctctactttgaagtttgatcatcatatgacaagtgttccggatttcactattagtaaccttgtaatatgatgaataatttcactcataattttatccattgtatcatgatgactttccgagaccatgtctgtacatgctaggctcgtaaagtt
This region of Lolium perenne isolate Kyuss_39 chromosome 2, Kyuss_2.0, whole genome shotgun sequence genomic DNA includes:
- the LOC127329368 gene encoding protein FAR1-RELATED SEQUENCE 5-like gives rise to the protein MDGLHPTNIITDQDGAMRSAILATFPNSCHRNCRWHIMQNFQPVLGNDMAKNEDLRREFNEIIDHSMTEDEFERRWAEMIIKYNVGDNTHLKDVYDLRSSFVPAYFRDRFFPFLQTTARSEGFNAVLKRYVRPHNSLVHFFRQYMKLQEKIEVAEDGNEFEMEEKTLRMWGEWPLEKQAIQVYARPIYLRFRAEIRKVTSYNANLVEGHLFDVVPITGSVYGYGKRSYRVEANMQESTYTCECSKIKRDGLLCCHALRVMAQVGVVGYIPPHYILPRWQMPPEDIVTQKVDLPDVPSDRKLSIKERKLIRYGTLCNDFTGIAKVASESDKSKAIADKYMLALSNELNSMKLSEAAK